The proteins below come from a single Desulfocurvibacter africanus subsp. africanus DSM 2603 genomic window:
- a CDS encoding AMP-binding protein produces the protein MTKALRELTLGQLLDETVAKYPDIDAVIYVDRDFRLTWRQFGALVDDLAKGLMAMGIEPGEKVAIWATNVPYWVALMFATAKVGAVLLTVNTNYKQNEIKYLLSHSETENLFIIDGYRDTDYVQTIYELVPELKTEQRGFMKSETFPHLKRVLFLGPEKHRGMYSIPEILSLASMVDDEEYKARQDSLSPHDVVNMQYTSGTTGFPKGVMLSHYSILNNGFWIGENQKFTHKDRVCLPVPLFHCFGCVLGVMACVNHGAAMVLLETFDPLQVMASVDAEKCTALYGVPTMFIAVLEHKLFERFDYSSLRTGIMAGSPCPVEVMKKVMDRMNMKDITICYGLTETAPVMTQTRVDDSIRDRTETVGKSMPEIEVCIMDPETRQVVPPNTVGEICCRGYNLMKGYYNNAKATTEAIDAHGWLHSGDLGVMDERGYVTITGRLKDMIIRGGENIYPREIEEFLYSMPGIRDVQVAGVPSRKYGEEVGAFIILKEGANLAPEDVRDFCRGKIAWHKIPKYVAFVQDYPMTASGKIQKYKLREMAAELFPEAMQ, from the coding sequence ATGACCAAGGCGCTTCGCGAACTCACCCTTGGCCAGCTCCTCGACGAGACGGTGGCCAAGTACCCCGACATCGACGCCGTGATCTATGTGGACCGGGACTTCCGGCTCACCTGGCGCCAGTTCGGCGCGCTTGTGGACGACCTGGCCAAGGGCCTCATGGCCATGGGCATCGAACCCGGCGAGAAGGTGGCCATCTGGGCCACCAACGTGCCCTACTGGGTCGCGCTCATGTTCGCCACGGCCAAGGTCGGCGCCGTGCTGCTCACGGTGAACACCAACTACAAGCAGAACGAGATCAAGTATCTCCTGTCTCACTCCGAGACGGAGAACCTTTTCATCATCGACGGCTACCGCGACACGGATTACGTGCAGACGATCTACGAGCTCGTGCCCGAGCTCAAGACCGAGCAACGCGGCTTCATGAAAAGCGAGACCTTCCCGCACCTCAAGCGGGTCCTGTTCCTGGGGCCCGAGAAGCACCGGGGCATGTACTCCATCCCCGAGATCCTGTCCCTGGCCTCCATGGTCGACGACGAGGAATACAAGGCCCGCCAGGACAGCCTGTCGCCGCACGATGTGGTGAACATGCAGTACACCTCGGGCACCACTGGCTTTCCCAAGGGCGTCATGCTCTCGCACTACTCGATCCTCAACAACGGCTTCTGGATCGGCGAGAATCAGAAGTTCACGCACAAGGACCGGGTCTGCCTGCCCGTGCCGCTGTTCCACTGCTTCGGCTGCGTGCTGGGCGTCATGGCCTGCGTTAATCACGGCGCGGCCATGGTCCTGCTGGAGACCTTCGACCCGCTGCAGGTCATGGCCAGCGTGGACGCCGAGAAGTGCACGGCCCTGTACGGCGTGCCGACCATGTTCATCGCGGTGCTGGAGCACAAGCTCTTCGAGCGCTTCGACTACTCCTCCCTGCGCACGGGCATCATGGCCGGCTCGCCATGCCCGGTGGAGGTCATGAAGAAGGTCATGGACCGCATGAACATGAAGGACATCACCATCTGCTACGGCCTGACCGAGACCGCGCCGGTGATGACCCAGACGCGCGTGGACGACAGCATCCGCGACCGCACCGAGACCGTGGGCAAGTCCATGCCCGAGATCGAGGTCTGCATCATGGACCCCGAGACCAGGCAGGTCGTGCCGCCCAATACCGTGGGCGAGATCTGCTGCCGGGGCTACAACCTCATGAAGGGCTACTACAACAACGCCAAGGCCACTACCGAGGCCATCGATGCGCATGGCTGGCTGCACTCGGGCGACCTGGGCGTCATGGACGAGCGCGGCTACGTGACCATCACCGGCCGGCTCAAGGACATGATCATTCGCGGCGGCGAGAACATCTACCCGCGTGAAATCGAGGAGTTCCTGTACTCCATGCCGGGCATCCGCGACGTGCAGGTGGCGGGCGTGCCCAGCCGCAAGTACGGCGAGGAGGTCGGCGCGTTCATCATCCTCAAGGAAGGCGCGAACCTGGCCCCCGAGGACGTGCGCGACTTCTGCCGCGGCAAGATCGCCTGGCACAAGATACCCAAGTACGTGGCTTTCGTGCAGGACTACCCCATGACCGCCAGCGGCAAGATCCAGAAGTACAAGCTGCGCGAAATGGCGGCCGAACTGTTCCCCGAGGCCATGCAGTAG
- a CDS encoding cupin domain-containing protein gives MKSEKLGARIRTYRERKNLSRDELAQRSGLSLDIINALEEQDLYPSLGPLLKVTRALGLRLGTFMDDAGSTDPLVVRKDQRKQGLAMHTPRHGEALRFYSLGKGKADRHMEPFFIEILPESAADKSLSSHEGEEFIVVHKGKLEVVYARQTYVLEAGDSIYLNSVVPHWVGCHGDEPAEIYAVLYFPD, from the coding sequence ATGAAGAGCGAGAAGCTTGGCGCGCGCATCCGCACGTATCGCGAACGCAAGAACTTGAGCCGCGATGAGCTGGCGCAAAGGTCCGGGCTGTCCCTGGACATTATCAACGCGCTGGAGGAGCAGGACCTCTACCCCTCCCTCGGCCCGCTACTCAAGGTAACGCGCGCTCTAGGCCTGCGCCTCGGCACCTTCATGGACGACGCCGGCAGCACCGACCCGCTCGTCGTGCGCAAGGACCAGCGCAAGCAGGGGCTGGCAATGCACACCCCGCGTCATGGCGAGGCCCTGCGCTTCTACTCCCTGGGCAAGGGCAAGGCCGATCGGCACATGGAGCCTTTCTTCATCGAGATCCTGCCCGAGTCCGCCGCGGACAAGAGCCTGTCCAGCCACGAAGGCGAGGAGTTCATCGTGGTGCACAAGGGCAAGCTCGAGGTCGTCTACGCCAGGCAGACCTACGTGCTGGAGGCCGGCGATTCCATCTATCTCAATTCCGTGGTGCCGCACTGGGTTGGCTGTCACGGCGACGAGCCGGCGGAGATTTACGCCGTGCTCTACTTCCCGGACTAA
- a CDS encoding sulfide-dependent adenosine diphosphate thiazole synthase, producing MALDEVIITEAIASEYFRKFKESLSLDVAIVGGGPSGMTAARKLAQAGCNVALFERKLSLGGGMWGGGMTWNMIVVQTESKHLLEEVGVPLKEYKPGYWVADAVTATTALASAACLAGAKVFNCMSVEDVVLRESNGVKRVTGLVINSSPVEIAGLHVDPVTIASTHVIEATGHAVEVLKKLVRKNSVRLTTASGGIEGEQSLWAEVAEAHTVDNTREVFPGIWVAGMAANATFGSYRMGPIFGGMLLSGEKVAAEILARLRAG from the coding sequence GTGGCCCTCGACGAAGTCATCATCACCGAAGCGATCGCCAGCGAGTACTTTCGCAAGTTCAAGGAGAGCCTTTCGCTCGACGTAGCCATTGTCGGCGGCGGCCCCTCCGGCATGACCGCGGCGCGCAAGCTGGCCCAGGCCGGCTGCAACGTCGCACTGTTCGAGCGCAAGCTGTCGCTCGGCGGCGGCATGTGGGGCGGAGGCATGACCTGGAACATGATCGTGGTTCAGACGGAGAGCAAGCACCTGCTCGAAGAAGTCGGCGTGCCCCTGAAGGAGTACAAGCCCGGCTACTGGGTGGCCGACGCGGTCACCGCCACGACCGCCCTGGCCTCCGCCGCCTGCCTGGCCGGGGCCAAGGTCTTCAACTGCATGAGCGTGGAGGATGTGGTCCTGCGCGAGAGCAATGGAGTTAAGCGCGTCACCGGCTTGGTCATCAACTCCTCGCCCGTGGAGATCGCCGGCCTGCACGTGGATCCCGTGACCATCGCCAGCACCCATGTCATCGAAGCCACGGGCCATGCCGTGGAGGTTCTCAAGAAGCTCGTGCGCAAGAACAGCGTGCGGCTGACGACAGCCTCCGGGGGCATCGAAGGCGAGCAATCCCTGTGGGCCGAGGTGGCCGAGGCGCACACCGTGGACAATACGCGGGAGGTCTTTCCGGGAATCTGGGTGGCGGGCATGGCCGCAAACGCGACGTTCGGGTCCTACCGCATGGGACCCATCTTCGGCGGCATGCTCCTGTCGGGGGAAAAGGTCGCCGCCGAGATCCTCGCCCGCTTGAGGGCAGGGTAG
- the thiE gene encoding thiamine phosphate synthase, whose product MPARLDLRLYLVTDPAGCMGRDLAWVVAEALAGGVTMVQLREKQATTREFLERAWRIKPICDAAGAPLIINDRVDVALAVGAAGVHLGRQDMPYADARRLLGPRAIIGLTVHDMAELEEAKATDADYFGLGPVFPTRTKPDAPAPWDMDEYARASVLAGRPVVAIGGIGPHNARIVLAAGAHGLAVSSAICSADSPKWAAMELAALHARLWPS is encoded by the coding sequence ATGCCCGCGCGTCTCGACCTGCGCCTTTATCTGGTCACCGATCCCGCGGGCTGCATGGGCCGGGATCTCGCTTGGGTTGTGGCCGAAGCGCTGGCCGGGGGCGTCACAATGGTGCAGTTGCGCGAGAAGCAGGCCACGACCCGTGAGTTCCTGGAGCGCGCGTGGCGCATAAAGCCGATCTGCGACGCCGCCGGGGCGCCGCTCATCATCAACGATCGGGTCGATGTGGCCCTGGCGGTCGGCGCGGCCGGCGTGCACCTCGGCAGGCAGGACATGCCCTACGCCGATGCGCGGCGGCTGCTCGGCCCCCGGGCGATCATCGGCCTGACGGTGCACGACATGGCCGAACTCGAAGAAGCCAAAGCCACGGACGCCGACTACTTCGGGCTTGGACCGGTTTTCCCGACGCGCACCAAGCCCGACGCGCCCGCGCCTTGGGACATGGACGAATACGCCAGGGCCAGCGTCCTGGCCGGACGGCCCGTGGTAGCCATCGGCGGCATAGGACCGCATAACGCGCGGATCGTGCTCGCGGCCGGGGCGCACGGGTTGGCCGTTTCATCGGCCATCTGTTCGGCGGATTCTCCCAAATGGGCCGCGATGGAGCTTGCAGCTCTCCATGCCCGTCTCTGGCCGAGCTGA